attgaaaattgaataaaaaaaattgtatggaaaaaagttactatttggaattatccaattttatcgagttttcattgtttttaatatgtattctgctattcggggtggagacaaatccaacgaatcaataatagaaaattttaaaagtaagggtctaaaaCTGCCAGGTAGAGCGAACGGGAACGTTAAAATTagtatcagataagagagatgtgctacttcttcttctttactggcgtagacaccgcttacgcgattatagccgagtcaacaacagcgcgccaatcgtttcttctcttcgctacgtggcgccaattggatattccaagcgaggccaggtccttctccacttggtccttccaccggagtggaggtcttcctcttcctctgcttcccgcggcgggtactgcgtcgaatactttcagagctggagtgttttcatccatccggacaacatgacctagccagcgtagccgctgtcttttaattcgctgaactatgtcgatgtcgtcgtatatctcgtacagctcatcgttccatcggatgcggtattcgccgtggccaacgcgcaaaggaccataaatcttccgcagaacttttctctcgaaaactcgcaacgtcgactcatcggttgttgtcatcgtccaagcctctgcaccatatagcaggacgggaattatgagcgacttatagagtttggtttttgttcgtcgagagaggactttacttttcaattgcctactcagtccgaagtagcacctgttggcaagagtaatcctgcgttggatttctaggctgacattgttggtggtgttaatgctggttcctaaatagacgaaattatctacaacttcaaagttatgactgtcaacagtgacgtgagtgccaagtcgcgagtgcgacgactgtttgtttgatgacaggagatatttcgtcttgccctcgttcactgccagacccatttgcgttgcttccttgttcagtctggagaaagcagaactaacggcgcgggtgttgagaccgatgatatcaatatcatcggcatacgccagcagctgtacactcttataaaagattgtacctgctcggttcagttctgcagctctaataattttctccagcagcagattgaaaaagtcgcacgatagggagtcgccttgtctgaaacctcgtttggtatcgaacggctcggagaggtccttcccgatcctgacggagcttttggtcccgctcaacgtcagtttacacagccgtattagttttgcggggataccaaattcagacattgcggcataaaggcagctccttttcgtgctatcgaaagcagctttgaaatcgacgaataggtggtgagtgtcgattctcctttcacgggtcttttccaagatttggcgcatggtgaatatctggtcggttgttgattttccaggtctgaagccacactgataaggtccaatcagtttgttgagaGATGTGCTACAGACTGACTaattcatgagttttacaagaaatattataccaatcatctccctacgactagcgagtgtcgggagatttataagttttaaaccagcctcgaccagctcctactatttttagtcttcgttttttcacaccTACAGTTGAGCGATCGTTTTTTCACACCAACATGCCCGAAGCTTCGCAGCAAATTAGACACTCGCTACggcaaaatttgttcttgcactgagcaaaaaaatggatcaattttttatgtatgaaaatgaaaataatctttCGCAATGTATGTTGTGCAAGCGTACTTTTAAGAGTAAGCgtcttttcaatttagaaaagcattttttaaattctcataaagatatttctaatcttgaaatttccgaaagagaaaacaaattagcgaatttaaaaaaatgaacatttacaaagcagttgatactgaagaaaagggtaaacaaaagaaaaaggcgtcgtttatagttgctctttattttcggtgtagctgctttgtttactttttgtttcgctgcttgcttcgcttcttgttcttcttaactaacatttgtataattttgtgcgtGTGGTAGTTTGGTCGACACTGTTTTAAACGATTAGTGTAAGgaggaagatttaaactggaattcCAATGCAAATGACttaaagcaaaaagtaaaaattgtttttgaacggactctaacttgtccttagggttccaaaccacagaaacatactctaatataggcctcaccagagatgtaaaaagaatttttgtggtaagcggatctctaaattctttagaccaacgttgagttactcccagatcaacaaaactgcatacttgctccaacctaaagttttgtattgcgtatgaagtagggtctacagatctacgtgaaaagcacatccttttacattttttaaggttcaatggcatgtcatttctatcacaccaagaaactaggttgtttaaatctgtttgcaactgacatctttcgctgtttgaagtatacgttttaaaaagttttacatcgtcagcatacaataaaacttttgaaaacttaacaacaaatgatatgtcattaataaataacaagaacagaattggaccaagatggctaccttgaggaacgcctgaaggaacattgtcagaaaaagtatcgttaaatatgacttgttgaattctattactaagataagaagcaacccatttgagaaatacatattggttgaaaaccaagaagatcaagcttgcctgtgtatataacatcagtattcttattctccctaaagcccgttgatacatgtgatacaaattcaagcaaattagttattgtagatttccctttacgaaaatCGTGCTGAGAACAAAGAATTAGTGGAGAAATCCGGAAGattatgtcgtctgttataattgcttcaaaaagtttaggtattgcagacaactttgctattcccctataattttcaatagatgacctaaatccactcttatgaATCTCTTatgttgaatttatcatttcatttttttcaatgtaacgcttgataaaccacattttttgatttctgttctGGTGTACAGAAAATATGGTTTtacaactcgtgagcacgccatgtatatctggccgtgtttaaaacatagcatttccaaatttatgccacatacTATGGattatccttgtgtcctgttgattgtcatctcaaatgcacaTTTGAATGTACATTCGAACTGAAATGCACATTTGAATGTACATTcgaactgaaatggaaaatcgttcGAACgtaaaggaattcgtagaatcaagcattctgccacCCTTGTATTCGACAGGTGCGTCTCAATCAGTCGGGTTACGGGGtacggcgcatgaagattgcgaaacataataacgacagatccaactttgagacgcaaatgatgcggtggcataccaaccctctccaaagaattaagaaattccatcgatcgatttgtatgaatgcaagtctcccggaattcgactttgaatcttccagtttcgagtcaacaacatcggtatttttgacagcaaataatttggccaatgtacgaacattcgtgatgagttaatttttcgtgaattgatatcaaaccaccggaagtataaaccggaattgacccatttccaatttttagcgaacatgtcatttttgttcgtatcccataattgacgtggatttgaaggctgatatgtcgaaatgatcttcgcgaaaagtgtgcgaacttcagtggcatgcgaagtggcTATCGAATCGTCTATCGGTTGATTccattgattatcatgttccagcaattatAATTGCTGGCTGCTTCTCCAATACTTGCACACACCGCACCATTcgcagtacgcaatgactcaagtgaagtgaaccgcgtacattaatcaatagcaatcaatagcaaccgccatgttgcttcctttggtgacgtacttacaaacgtattttatcgatttctccaaactgcaatactcaacattgatatgagttttgaatgttaATTAGAccataatggtgaatatagtacgatccatgtgttgtcaacttcgatattcactcttctaaattgaatgctgaaagttctgccattgtcgtctggtgatcAACGCCGATAGGGtgaatatccatcatttccagtttgtgtttccgaaagaaaagcacttgGATAGTGTATCATGCATttatacaaaccgaagtgggattatgGTGTCCGCAaagtccatgaaccatattggatTTCATAACTTCGTATAAtgctggatctttctctgcatcaggaatttccgcagaaatgatttcatcaatttgatctggtgtaaccgccatctaccatccaaagaagaatgtgtgcgtgcggcaaacctctcttttgccactcaacagggtacatctagcatctatacgttgcttcaagataaagtccaccaaacatcgtaactgttgtttgaaaagtcgtgctgtgacatcgtgacgatcgcttgctgattaactgcgatccataataccgcacgtatgtcatcgcatcctgggagtactcggtcaagtgccttgagctgctaatgtatgttgatgccaaaaagaacgccgaccgatattagtgcgacctcttcgtggcatcgtaacaaatttcaatctgaaacaaacgacaaatttgaacgattcaaatatgtaattgaaaaacaaaacaaaaaaattgacaacaaaattttgtatggaaaaaagtaacttttgggaattgtccaattttccgacttttcctcacgaaaagcatacaatttttttatttctaaaccttccccgaaattttcatcaagattggttctgccgttctcttagcgttactaataaacaaacattcattcgtttgtatggaaataaggaaagggctgtttttagaggTTTTTcagcaattattcgaatttttcttgccgtaaaaaccatctttaAAGTTTAAACCTCAACgcacatttagaaaaaagaattggccaaattggtccaggcgttgttgagttatgcgcttaccaacacattttgcgattcatttttatatataagattataaATGACTTTCTATATAAAGGTtggtaaacaccaccaacaatgtcagctttgaaatccaacgcaggataactcttgccaacaggtgctacttcggactaagtaggcaattgagaagcaaagtcctctctcgacgaacaaaaaccaaactctataagtcactcataatacccgtcctgctatatggtgcagaggcttggacgatgtcaacagcggatgagtcgacgttgcgagttttcgagagaaaagttctgcgaaagatttatggtcctttgcgcgttggccacggcgaatatcgcattcgatggaacgatgagctgtacgagatatacggcgacattgacatagttcagcgaattaaaagacagcggctacgctggctaggtcatgttgtccgaatggacgaaaacactccagctctgaaagtattcgacgctgtacccgccgggggaagcagaggaagaggaagacctccactccgttggaaggaccaagtggagaaggacctggcttcgcttggaatatccaattggcgccacgtagcgaagagaagaaacgactggcgcgctgttgttgactcggctataatcgcgtaagcggtgtctacgccagtaaagaagaagataaaggttggtatccagctctcaagtaattgctcaagaaaaaaaatacattatatcttcaagtaattttgacagctggttacgcattgtgaatgatccacattagaagagcaagagagaataaacaaagaaaataaactttgtgcgtattatgtatgtatgtacatatgtgcgtagtaacataattattttccttgcgatttaaggaatgttgatGATGATTCGTAAGTTTTATATAACATTtcaagcttagtacgcagctatcaagaaacgtaaaaacttcatataaaaaaacgcttaagaaacggtcctgcgataaagttacttgtgctagtacgcagctctcaagaaatctagtactaaatttaaatactttttttcaataaaatgtgaatatggcaaacctggttttgcgaagaaacatcaaatcaacaattgtttcttgaaggaaattcgaagtaaagcttagtacgcagctctcaagaaacgtaaaaacttcatataaaaacgcttaagaaacggtccagaaacgttcctgcgataaacttacttgtgctagtacgcagctctcaagaaatctagtactaatttttaatactttttttcaataaaatgtgaatatgacaaacctggttttgcgaagaaacatcaaatcaacaattgtttcttgaaggaaattcgaagtaatcgtcaaattcattctaaattagttgaaatcattactAGCACAAGgaaatttatcgcaggaaaatttcttgaccgtttcttaagcgttttttcatatgaagtttttacattacttgagagctggatactaagcttaagAGATGaattaaggggctataccattataaaaattaaccgattttcgtgatttttttttttaaagaaagtactAGATTGAATGTTTCAGCGTTCTATGGAcgtaataaagtatatttttagctatattaaaatttttttttacaaaaatattgaatattgaaaTAACGTCTGCGGAAGTGCCGAAAAAAGTGCCtcaactgctggcatgattccggttgaatgagtagctgaaacaaaaatattcaaaatgtttattaaacctaaaaacattttctataCTATGAACTACGatcttgaaaaatatcaaaaattaagaaaatggcgtaattttgaaaaaaaaaatcgtttttttacgaaaaaaaatggacgtttttttaatgccaaattgacaatttccAACCTATCAAAAAGACGTAGTCCATTAGCAAATGTATTCAACTATACctagttttaatttgaagtcgatcggtcaacttctcgttgagttatgacgtcagcaattttgaaaaatgtcgtttcgagaaaaacgcgtttaaggcGGGTATTGTCACTTGCGAAGCGAATTTATTTGGCGAAGCGAACGCTTTAGCGAACATACCCCAATTTTGCATTGTGAATGGCGAATGAACGTATTCGCTAAAATACGTCGTTGCCATTCATGAAAAAAGTAGTGCGTTCATCCGAATTTGACATTTGTGccatttatacttaaaaatttttttattatatcaactgaaatttgaaaatatgtttaataacgCGGATCtgtattttgaagataattACGATGTGGAAACGCGAACTAATCTTCTTCGACAGCGCCGTTTTATTAGAGATAATTCTAATCCTACAGAGCTACCTAACACAGTGTATGTACCCAGTTCaattataatgaataataaGAAGTTTTTGTTCAATGTACACGTATTTGTAGATTCGTTGCGAATTTCCGCTTGAACAAGgacgcatttatgtatgtgctggATAAAATCAAAGACAAATTTCATTGTCGGATGTCGTCTTCCATAACGCCCATGTTAAAATTGTGTGCCGCACTCAGATTTTTTGCACATGGCAGTTACCAACAAGCTATAGGGAATGAATTTCAGTTGGGACTTGCTCAACCAACAGTTTCCCTTATTTTAAAAGAGATCATACccattttggaaaatgaaatttgtcGTACCCATATAAGCGTAGATATgagtgaagaagaaaagcagCAGGCAAGGAGCAAATTTTATTCAAGATCGGGAATACCAAATGTAATAGGCTGCATCGATGGAACCCATATCGCGATTTATGCTCCTACCACAAACAAACACCTCTATCTAAACAGAAAAGgattttttagcataaatgcaatgattgtgagtttttatgaatttaatacagtaaaattggtataaaaattttgttatatttttattacaggcTTGTGATCATGATATGAATATCCGTTTTGTGGATGCTAGATACGCTCGTTGTACACACGATTCGTTCGTATGGAACAATAGTTCTCTAAAGGCATGTTTAGAGGCAGCGCATCAAAATGGAGATCAGAACTCTATTTATTTAGGTATTCGCAATATTTGACTACTGCGCAAGTTTAATCTTGACAtatgaatattgaaaacaataatacattTGCAGGTGACTCCGGATACCCACTAAGCCCTTATTTATTAACACCTTTCCGTCATGCAGAATCTGGAACTAGGGAGccaatttttaataagaagCACGCGAAAGCGAGAAATGTTGTTGAACGTACGATTGGAGTTTTGAAATGCCGTTTCAAATGTCTTCTGAGTGATAGAAAAAATGCGCTACGATCCTGCTAAAGTAACATCCGTTATTAATATATGCTGCGCCTTGCacaacatttgtaaaaaatttagaatcggTGATCCGGAGGAGGCTGAAACCTTCTTTGATGCCGTTGTACCATTGGAACCAATTAATGAAAATGGCAATGGTTCACCAGGAGAGCGCCGCAGAAGACAAATTGCTGATGCTCTGATGTAAATGAAACTATACCGACTTCAgtgaataatatattgtattcttttattttattcaatactttgaaattcaatattacatagataataaatatataaaaattacaaaaactacatgcttttaaattaaattaaaaaaatcacagattcAATTCTGTCACttacaataataaagtaaaaataaattcatcacatggttaaaatatgaaataaaaaaaaattcatcacATTCTTATGAAATAAACTATAAACTAAATTCAATCTATTTACAAGCACcctattttttttgcatttttaattttaaaatttgtagttttatttccATCTTTTCtttatgtcttttttttttctctaaatattcttcctttcttctttcattttcattaatttaatttcttcctgTTTAAGTTCATAAGTTTTTCTTGCATACCTTgcaatttcatctatttttctttccatttttgcaattttgttggaaaGGATGTCTTGCACTTCGGCTTGCTTTTCCAACGCTTTCATCCGAATGACTTCACGTTCCTCTACTGTCATTCTAGGACGGCTGCTTGAGGATTGCGATGCCAAATCCATGGCTCGTTGTGTTTCCACGGTCGTGCGCTCTTCTGGCtgcatttcattattatttaccGCAGTTTCCACTTCATTAGAGCCATATGCTAAGCCTGTAGGATTTACAGCCGCCTGAAGGTGAAGAAGCTCATCCACACTTTGCTCTAATGGAGATAAACTTTGCTGAGCATAAGGTCCTCCTCCTGTGGCAACAGTTTCGCGTCGGtttgtcgctattttttttttagtttcagtttATAATCTAACCAAACCTAAATGCTACACATAAGTAACTTCaaccaaacaaattaattaaatttttaccttaTTCCACTCGCGTCCGTTTCGCAATGGTGGACCAATGGCATTGAGTTCGGCAGCGAACAGATCCCATTGCTCTGCCCTGCTTTTCTTCGTCGATCCAAAATTCCCCATTCCTCTGGCGACGTCCGGATTATTTTCCATTAACGCAAccaatttttgaaattgttgcgTTGTTGTACGTTTTGTTCTAGAAGTAtcgttttgttaaatataattaaataattacatttgctCAAATAACGATCAAAATTTACTTACGTCCTTTCCATTTCAAATAgcgaataaaaaatacattcgtCAAATTTTGACACTAATGGCGAAGCGAATGACGTTTTTTCGCCAGTGGCAATACCAGAAATTTATTTTCGCCACTCGTTCGCCATTTTCTGGCGAATTCGTTAGAGATTCGCAACTTACAATTCGCCACGGCGAAACTcgccaaaattttcattcgcTTCGCAAGTGACAATACCCGCCTAAAGtttcacttacatatatgtatatgtttgcaccCCTGAGCGGTCGCTGCTTAAAACGCTGccattcaaaaactattcaagatacgaccttgccgatttcacaggatattcttgaatatataaactatcgaaaaagtaaaaaaaaaaaatttaagtgtcacactggtatagccccttaaataattttgttagggGTTGATATATgttggtatatattatatatttggcacatttcttaacAAAGCACgagggaatcatatctgggccataattgtatgattgttctaacCAGGAACCGTAACTCTTatgatttttatcaaaaaaatcaaaaaataagagttatttttgatttttatatgtatatttagatcaaaaataaaaatttttttgatttttatatacatatttagatcaaaaataaaagttatttttgattttttttatatcaaaaaataagagttatttttgatttttattttttttatcaataataaaaatcaattcaaaatttttatttatttatttatgccgtATGTATTACAATATGCTGCATCAttccaatttttatatacatatgttataaaacttaaaaagtaATGGTTACTACTGCGAGAGGCTTATAAGTTTTGGCTGCAATTCAAGTCAGTGTTAAGAGGTTTTTTTCAGGTGTTCAATTTTACTATCATAATCGATTCTAAATGTTCCTCCGataaattatatcaaaaaattaaaaatatattataaattattacaaattattttaaatttattgtcttaGCTCACCACGTTTACTAGCTGGagcaccattttttttttaaatgatttttggccgaatttattttctcatttgACAACACACGCTTAAATCTGGGGTCTAAAAATAGGGCTGCATACATAGTGTCCCATTCAAGCAACTTTGTTTGCCTTTTTTCGATGTGATCCAGAAGTTGTCTGGTCATCTCAGTATTGAAGTCTTTTAGAGTAAAAATAAGCTCTagccaatttttataaaaatctccGAACAATACTCGTAAATTAGATTTTTGTAGTTTCAGCGTCAGAGTATTTACTGGTTGTAGAGCCTTCATGATATTTTCTAGTTCCGCCCACTCATGTCTTTGGAGTTGCTCGGATAATGGCAAATTTTCacagcaaaattcttttaagtGTAGAAGTCGCTTCAACATATTATAAGTGGAGCTCCAACGTGTTGGTACGTCCAATATTGGTTTGAGGGTTTGGCTACTTTTTATACTATGTCTGGAAtagaatgaaaaatttaacaagaACTCATTTTGTACATGCGAAGTTTAAGGAAATAACTTACCGATATGCAGgtgttctcaaatattttacacaattccGTGACTTATTCACTACATTTGTATTTAAGTTATCTAAATAGTCTTTAACAGCTAACTGCAATGTGTGGGCAGCAcatttaatagaaataatattttcgaatctTACATTGCACACAATACTTTCGTAATTGTCTTCTATTTCACTGTCACTTTCTTCGTCATCACTATGCAAAGACAACAGCTCCACCGCTTTCACCATATTCCTGCCGTTATCAGTGGTTACTGCATAAACTTGCGCCTTATCTAtattgaaacttttcaaaacattttcaattttagtgGTTAAATATTGCGCAGTATGTTTCTGCTTCAATTTAAGCATGGCTAGTGTGAATATTTCAAGTTTATTGGATGTGATTATTTGCACATTTATACCCAAAATAGCCCGATCGTGGCGAGTAGCTGTATCCATTTTGaatgaaagtattttattttttgttaaatttcttatattattttttaagttatcacACTGATCTTTCAAATGGTGTAAAATATTTCTTGAgtttatttttggaatatgCAGACCATCAAATATTGGGTTAGTTAATGTATTAAATGGCTCACTATCAAAATGTGACAAGGGCACTGATTGTTTAGTTAACAAAGTGATGCAAGTATTAACAACTTCATTCACGGACATTTCAacggtaaatttaatttttttatcgtttttgcATGCAATAGAAAGCAGTGCTGTTTTAGCCCTTTTGTCATCATATATATCACTATGGTCCTTTTGTAAATGTCTTTTCATATTAGTTAAACAGAATgcactaattttgtttttacaaagtTTACATTCTCCATTGGAGccttcaataatttaaaaatcacgtATGAATACATTTCGTTTTCTTCCCATTATGAACTTTTATCAAACTTTTACTTTttcagttttataaataagCAGTGCTCATCACAACTTCTCCCTCGCGATTGAATGCTATCATGTAATATGCAATATGcattgaaattagcaaattgaaaacaacaataatattatgCTAATAATAAAAGGTGTACGCTTataataacaagaacaaaaatgaaagaacaaGTAATAGCGTTATTTCAAGTTCAGGgacaacattttgttgttattataaccgtacaccttagttttactttaaagcttaaCAGAGATTAAGAAACATGTTAtgtcacaaattttgaattgatttttattattgatttaaaaatcaaaaataattcttattttttgatctaaaaaaataaaaatcaaaaataacttttatttttgatctaaaaaaataaaaatcatataatatttcgcatatagttcacctataaatcatgatggtgtaatcaaaacttttctacgatgttcctttatgtatgattttttttattaaaaattgtaaaataactcttatttccggTCCCTGGTTCTAACATACttaactgatataagacgtctgcttcggaaatggtgggtgcattaatgacagaaatcggacataacttgtgctgatgcggaacattttttggagattttagagagtaattggactta
The sequence above is a segment of the Bactrocera dorsalis isolate Fly_Bdor chromosome 6, ASM2337382v1, whole genome shotgun sequence genome. Coding sequences within it:
- the LOC125779651 gene encoding putative nuclease HARBI1 — its product is MFNNADLYFEDNYDVETRTNLLRQRRFIRDNSNPTELPNTVFVANFRLNKDAFMYVLDKIKDKFHCRMSSSITPMLKLCAALRFFAHGSYQQAIGNEFQLGLAQPTVSLILKEIIPILENEICRTHISVDMSEEEKQQARSKFYSRSGIPNVIGCIDGTHIAIYAPTTNKHLYLNRKGFFSINAMIACDHDMNIRFVDARYARCTHDSFVWNNSSLKACLEAAHQNGDQNSIYLGDSGYPLSPYLLTPFRHAESGTREPIFNKKHAKARNVVERTIGVLKCRFKCLLSDRKNALRSC
- the LOC105223588 gene encoding uncharacterized protein LOC105223588, whose protein sequence is MKRHLQKDHSDIYDDKRAKTALLSIACKNDKKIKFTVEMSVNEVVNTCITLLTKQSVPLSHFDSEPFNTLTNPIFDGLHIPKINSRNILHHLKDQCDNLKNNIRNLTKNKILSFKMDTATRHDRAILGINVQIITSNKLEIFTLAMLKLKQKHTAQYLTTKIENVLKSFNIDKAQVYAVTTDNGRNMVKAVELLSLHSDDEESDSEIEDNYESIVCNVRFENIISIKCAAHTLQLAVKDYLDNLNTNVVNKSRNCVKYLRTPAYRHSIKSSQTLKPILDVPTRWSSTYNMLKRLLHLKEFCCENLPLSEQLQRHEWAELENIMKALQPVNTLTLKLQKSNLRVLFGDFYKNWLELIFTLKDFNTEMTRQLLDHIEKRQTKLLEWDTMYAALFLDPRFKRVLSNEKINSAKNHLKKKWCSS